A genomic window from Lasioglossum baleicum chromosome 7, iyLasBale1, whole genome shotgun sequence includes:
- the LOC143210181 gene encoding uncharacterized protein LOC143210181 isoform X2, with protein MLRRVMVCYLAWLSSVSGVKNITGGVSRHLRSIGFPEGSGMGIFFALGVPVDIPNKSVIFSLYFEANYGLPNSSYYWDEPYLRKRSLDRQLAYRVLVNKLESAGYSGEDCLLKMICETANEPLSNNGVLGDVLQILFTPSSSQDEDLPSEIVEAEYAEDCDNYHRNCPQSPLALITRYDLKGNS; from the exons ATGCTCCGCCGTGTCATGGTGTGTTATCTCGCGTGGCTGTCGAGCGTTTCAGGGGTAAAAAACATCACCGGCGGCGTATCAAGACACCTGAGATCGATAGGGTTCCCCGAGGGTAGCGGAATGGGG ATATTCTTCGCTCTCGGCGTTCCCGTCGATATCCCAAACAAATCGGTGATATTTTCGCTGTACTTCGAGGCGAATTACGGTCTACCGAATTCCAGTTATTATTGGGACGAGCCATATTTACGGAAGCGCAGTCTGGACCGACAACTGGCGTACCGCGTTCTCGTGAACAAATTAGAAAG CGCCGGGTACTCGGGAGAGGATTGTCTGCTGAAAATGATCTGCGAAACAGCGAACGAACCTTTGTCCAACAACGGTGTGCTTGGCGATgttttacaaattttattcac GCCATCCTCTTCGCAAGATGAAGATCTTCCAAGCGAGATCGTCGAGGCAGAATACGCAGAAGATTGTGACAACTACCACAGGAATTGCCCTCAGAGTCCGCTGGCATTGATTACTCGATACGATCTCAAAGGTAACAGTTGA
- the LOC143210181 gene encoding uncharacterized protein LOC143210181 isoform X1, translating to MCISMLRRVMVCYLAWLSSVSGVKNITGGVSRHLRSIGFPEGSGMGIFFALGVPVDIPNKSVIFSLYFEANYGLPNSSYYWDEPYLRKRSLDRQLAYRVLVNKLESAGYSGEDCLLKMICETANEPLSNNGVLGDVLQILFTPSSSQDEDLPSEIVEAEYAEDCDNYHRNCPQSPLALITRYDLKGNS from the exons ATGCTCCGCCGTGTCATGGTGTGTTATCTCGCGTGGCTGTCGAGCGTTTCAGGGGTAAAAAACATCACCGGCGGCGTATCAAGACACCTGAGATCGATAGGGTTCCCCGAGGGTAGCGGAATGGGG ATATTCTTCGCTCTCGGCGTTCCCGTCGATATCCCAAACAAATCGGTGATATTTTCGCTGTACTTCGAGGCGAATTACGGTCTACCGAATTCCAGTTATTATTGGGACGAGCCATATTTACGGAAGCGCAGTCTGGACCGACAACTGGCGTACCGCGTTCTCGTGAACAAATTAGAAAG CGCCGGGTACTCGGGAGAGGATTGTCTGCTGAAAATGATCTGCGAAACAGCGAACGAACCTTTGTCCAACAACGGTGTGCTTGGCGATgttttacaaattttattcac GCCATCCTCTTCGCAAGATGAAGATCTTCCAAGCGAGATCGTCGAGGCAGAATACGCAGAAGATTGTGACAACTACCACAGGAATTGCCCTCAGAGTCCGCTGGCATTGATTACTCGATACGATCTCAAAGGTAACAGTTGA